In one Candidatus Nomurabacteria bacterium genomic region, the following are encoded:
- a CDS encoding vitamin K epoxide reductase family protein, with protein sequence MLSKIRNYLTHEDKKVRDNRWIFTTMLIGAICSLTAAFVLSIDAFDLAQNPHTALSCSINAVINCATVAKNSTNELFGFPNSFIGLMSEPIVITVAIAGLAGIRFPRLFMFTAQIFYTLGLVFALTLAYISIFIIQALCPWCLLVTLTTIMVWFSITRYNIREDNLFLPARFKKVAHTWIEKDFDKFTMAVLVFIIITTIVLKYGNGLFA encoded by the coding sequence ATGTTGAGTAAGATTCGAAATTATTTGACTCATGAAGACAAAAAAGTCCGCGATAATCGCTGGATATTCACTACTATGCTAATTGGTGCTATCTGTAGCCTTACGGCTGCATTTGTACTTTCAATTGATGCATTTGACTTAGCTCAGAATCCGCATACGGCATTAAGTTGCAGCATTAATGCTGTTATTAACTGTGCTACAGTTGCGAAAAACTCGACGAATGAATTATTTGGTTTTCCGAATAGCTTCATAGGACTTATGAGTGAGCCAATAGTAATTACAGTGGCCATTGCTGGCTTGGCAGGTATTCGATTTCCAAGATTATTCATGTTTACGGCACAGATTTTCTACACTCTTGGTCTTGTATTTGCGCTGACTCTTGCGTATATCAGTATTTTTATTATTCAAGCGCTTTGTCCGTGGTGTTTACTAGTGACGTTGACGACAATTATGGTCTGGTTTTCTATTACTCGATATAATATCCGCGAAGATAATTTATTTTTGCCAGCTAGATTTAAAAAAGTGGCTCATACCTGGATAGAAAAGGACTTCGATAAGTTTACTATGGCCGTGCTTGTTTTTATCATTATTACTACTATCGTACTAAAATACGGCAACGGATTGTTTGCCTAA
- the nrdR gene encoding transcriptional repressor NrdR, translated as MSASINIGDSRVIESREVGDGITIRRRREAPDGRRFTTYERIEKPNLAVIKKDGTRELYDREKLSTAINRSVGKFFASEVEIEQIVSEVEDNLYALGELELPSKTIGELVLDELAKRNEVAYVRFSSVYYEFKTLDEFEAILASRRRGNKKK; from the coding sequence ATGAGTGCGTCAATTAATATCGGGGACAGCCGAGTCATTGAATCTAGGGAGGTTGGTGACGGAATCACAATCCGCCGACGCCGTGAAGCGCCAGATGGTCGTCGATTTACTACCTATGAACGAATTGAAAAGCCGAATCTTGCCGTTATAAAAAAGGATGGCACTCGTGAGCTGTATGATCGAGAGAAGTTGTCTACTGCTATCAATCGATCGGTTGGTAAGTTTTTTGCTAGTGAAGTAGAGATCGAGCAAATAGTAAGTGAAGTTGAAGATAATCTATACGCACTTGGTGAATTGGAACTACCATCGAAGACTATTGGTGAATTGGTGCTCGATGAACTTGCCAAGCGAAATGAAGTGGCGTATGTTCGTTTTTCGAGTGTTTATTATGAATTTAAGACACTCGATGAGTTCGAGGCGATCTTGGCTTCACGTCGTAGGGGAAACAAGAAGAAATGA
- the ftsZ gene encoding cell division protein FtsZ, with the protein MPEVKPSEIQTFASIKVIGVGGAGGSAVNRMKDAGLTGVQFIAMNTDAQALHNSKADVKLHLGRSTTGGLGAGADPKVGEAAANESRDDIRQALEGADMIFVTIGAGGGTGSGAGYVVAEIARELGILVVGVATKPFSFEGEKRRVNADWAINQLGRQVDTLITIPNDRLLQTIDRRTPLLETFKIADDVLRQGVQGISELITEHGLINLDFADVKAIMSNAGSALMGIGRASGDDRAAQAAQQAIESPLIEVSIDGAKGVLFNVTGGYDMSMSEIQEAAEIITSAVSPDANIIFGATLKPELEDELIITVIATGFDSDFFQQQDVSLDSSADRVHEVEARGVSDEAVEGVNLDLDKNDPQASFAEEPTHNMWETPAEEDDESDTPAFLRRRKKHKKTNDEE; encoded by the coding sequence ATGCCGGAAGTAAAACCAAGCGAGATTCAGACTTTTGCGAGTATAAAAGTTATTGGCGTGGGCGGCGCTGGTGGTAGCGCAGTCAACCGCATGAAAGATGCGGGCCTTACTGGCGTTCAGTTTATCGCCATGAATACAGATGCCCAAGCGCTGCATAACAGCAAGGCTGATGTTAAATTACACCTTGGCCGCTCTACTACGGGTGGACTTGGCGCAGGTGCTGACCCAAAGGTCGGTGAAGCAGCTGCAAATGAATCTCGAGATGACATACGTCAGGCTCTTGAGGGTGCTGATATGATTTTCGTTACTATTGGTGCCGGTGGTGGTACGGGTAGCGGTGCGGGTTATGTTGTCGCTGAAATCGCAAGAGAGCTTGGAATTTTAGTGGTGGGTGTCGCAACTAAGCCGTTTAGCTTCGAGGGAGAGAAACGTCGTGTTAATGCTGATTGGGCGATTAACCAATTAGGACGTCAAGTTGATACGCTCATTACTATTCCAAACGACAGACTATTGCAGACAATTGATCGTCGAACGCCTCTTTTAGAGACATTTAAAATTGCCGATGATGTACTTCGCCAAGGTGTTCAAGGTATTTCTGAGCTCATTACTGAGCACGGTCTGATTAACCTAGACTTCGCAGACGTTAAGGCTATTATGAGCAATGCTGGTAGCGCATTGATGGGCATCGGACGTGCAAGTGGCGACGATCGCGCTGCACAGGCTGCGCAGCAAGCTATCGAGTCACCGCTAATTGAGGTGTCGATTGATGGTGCCAAAGGCGTGCTATTCAATGTTACTGGTGGTTACGATATGAGCATGTCTGAAATTCAGGAAGCCGCCGAAATCATTACTAGCGCTGTATCTCCAGATGCAAATATAATTTTTGGAGCAACGCTTAAACCTGAACTCGAAGATGAACTGATTATTACAGTTATCGCGACAGGTTTTGACAGTGATTTTTTCCAGCAGCAAGACGTCTCTCTTGATTCATCGGCTGATAGAGTGCATGAAGTTGAAGCTCGCGGTGTAAGCGATGAGGCGGTAGAGGGTGTTAATCTAGATTTAGATAAAAATGATCCGCAGGCAAGTTTTGCCGAAGAGCCAACGCACAATATGTGGGAAACGCCAGCAGAGGAAGATGACGAATCTGATACGCCTGCATTCCTGCGTCGTCGTAAAAAACACAAAAAAACCAACGACGAAGAATAA
- the ftsA gene encoding cell division protein FtsA, producing MQDSSRYAVGIDIGTTTVRCVVGHLDATTGTPTIVGTGEIINSGMRKGSIVNLNGPAQAIDEALGAAERMSGYEVNSAAISINGSHILSTVTDGMVAVGAMDHIVTPDDVVRLEEVATVGKVPANREILEVVPHSYHLDGQDNIKDPVGMTGTRLEVNANVVSAMAPQVAALHSTLELAKVTPNVITPSVVAAAKAVLSEQQIENGVAVIDFGGATTGISIFEEGDLQYVGVIPVGGSNITNDLAIGLKTDPEIAEQVKLTHGSATAQTGSDIVTVKHEKETHEFSRADVDEIIEARLEELFEAIIKELKKAGRHAKLPSGVVLTGGGSRLKNIVNYTKDTLGLAVRLGSASGFGGVAEHLDEPQFATAAGLMLLDAQEPSRRNLAHSGSGAKTAARQAGGLMKQLFGRFRT from the coding sequence ATGCAAGATAGCTCTCGATATGCCGTAGGTATTGATATCGGTACAACTACCGTGCGTTGTGTCGTGGGTCACCTCGACGCTACGACCGGCACGCCAACTATAGTTGGCACGGGTGAAATTATAAATAGCGGTATGCGCAAGGGCTCGATTGTTAATCTTAATGGCCCTGCGCAGGCCATTGACGAGGCGCTTGGTGCTGCTGAGCGAATGAGCGGATACGAAGTTAACTCTGCCGCTATCAGTATCAATGGGTCACATATTCTTAGTACGGTTACTGATGGCATGGTGGCAGTTGGCGCTATGGATCATATCGTTACACCAGACGACGTCGTACGTCTAGAGGAGGTAGCGACCGTAGGCAAGGTACCGGCAAACAGAGAAATTCTTGAAGTCGTACCTCACAGTTATCACCTGGATGGACAAGACAACATAAAAGATCCTGTCGGTATGACGGGTACAAGACTGGAAGTTAATGCGAATGTTGTGTCAGCGATGGCTCCTCAGGTTGCCGCACTTCATAGCACACTTGAACTTGCTAAGGTTACACCTAACGTTATTACGCCAAGCGTCGTAGCTGCGGCCAAGGCCGTTCTGAGTGAACAGCAGATTGAAAATGGCGTTGCCGTCATTGATTTCGGCGGTGCTACTACGGGAATCTCAATATTTGAAGAGGGAGACCTGCAATATGTAGGCGTCATTCCAGTGGGCGGTAGTAATATTACAAACGATCTAGCCATAGGTCTAAAAACTGATCCGGAAATTGCCGAACAGGTGAAATTGACGCATGGATCCGCTACCGCTCAGACGGGAAGTGACATAGTAACAGTTAAACACGAGAAGGAAACTCATGAATTCTCGCGTGCCGATGTTGACGAAATTATAGAGGCGCGTTTAGAGGAATTGTTTGAAGCCATTATTAAGGAGCTAAAAAAGGCTGGTCGACATGCAAAACTGCCCAGTGGTGTTGTCCTCACGGGTGGAGGCTCTAGGCTCAAAAATATCGTTAATTACACAAAGGATACACTAGGGCTCGCAGTTCGGTTGGGCTCTGCGTCTGGATTTGGCGGTGTGGCGGAACACTTGGACGAACCGCAGTTTGCAACGGCAGCTGGCTTGATGTTGCTTGATGCACAAGAGCCAAGTCGTCGTAATTTAGCACACTCCGGGAGCGGAGCAAAAACAGCAGCCCGACAAGCTGGCGGCCTAATGAAGCAGTTGTTTGGGCGTTTTCGTACGTAA
- the map gene encoding type I methionyl aminopeptidase, whose product MAQPRKTREQIQAMREGGKILATILRDLKQYVQPGMTGKEIDSWVANEIIRHGATATYREPVPDFPGVICISVNDAIVHGVPTEYVFEKGDIVGFDLVITYKNMKTDSAFTMVVGEQPTGAIKHLINVTERSLYAGIDAIKGTGTYTGDIGAAVEKVLSDGKLGVIRDLVGHGVGLEMHMPPDVPNYGRKGTGILLQPGDTIAIEPMATLGGEKVITDPDDNWTILTRDCSLAAHFEHTVLITEDGVEVLTQI is encoded by the coding sequence ATGGCTCAGCCACGTAAGACCCGTGAGCAGATCCAAGCTATGCGCGAGGGCGGTAAAATACTAGCCACGATACTGCGAGATTTGAAGCAATATGTTCAACCTGGGATGACCGGAAAAGAAATTGACAGTTGGGTTGCAAATGAAATTATTCGTCACGGAGCAACTGCAACTTACAGAGAACCCGTACCAGACTTCCCCGGCGTAATATGTATTAGTGTTAATGATGCGATTGTGCATGGTGTGCCGACAGAATACGTGTTTGAAAAGGGCGATATTGTTGGATTTGATCTGGTCATAACCTATAAAAATATGAAGACAGACAGTGCGTTTACTATGGTGGTTGGCGAGCAGCCTACTGGAGCGATAAAGCATTTGATTAACGTGACCGAGCGTAGTCTTTATGCAGGCATTGACGCAATAAAAGGAACGGGTACTTATACTGGAGATATTGGTGCGGCCGTCGAAAAAGTATTATCCGACGGAAAGCTTGGCGTTATTAGGGACTTAGTAGGGCATGGGGTTGGGCTGGAGATGCATATGCCACCGGACGTACCTAACTATGGACGCAAGGGTACGGGCATTTTGTTACAGCCAGGAGATACAATCGCGATTGAGCCAATGGCGACTCTCGGTGGAGAGAAGGTGATTACGGATCCTGACGATAATTGGACAATTCTAACTCGTGACTGTAGTTTAGCTGCACATTTTGAACACACTGTTCTCATTACGGAAGACGGTGTCGAAGTACTTACACAGATCTAA